A window of Pyrobaculum aerophilum str. IM2 contains these coding sequences:
- a CDS encoding prefoldin subunit beta encodes MAQIPPSLQDLVNRFNQAQAQLQNVLLRKQQYEAELKEVEKAISEIERLPQDAKIFKNVGNFLVPQSRDVALQELRDRKELLELHVKTLTRQESMLREQLDKLREEINKELAKLKGGATEAAKGGG; translated from the coding sequence ATGGCGCAAATCCCGCCATCACTGCAGGACTTGGTAAATAGGTTTAACCAGGCCCAAGCCCAGTTACAAAACGTGTTGCTTAGAAAACAGCAGTACGAGGCCGAGTTGAAAGAAGTGGAGAAGGCTATTTCTGAAATCGAAAGACTGCCACAAGACGCCAAGATTTTTAAAAACGTGGGCAACTTCCTCGTGCCCCAGAGCCGCGATGTAGCATTGCAAGAGCTCAGAGATAGGAAGGAATTATTGGAATTGCACGTCAAGACTCTTACGCGACAAGAATCCATGTTGAGAGAACAACTCGACAAACTTCGCGAGGAAATAAACAAAGAGCTGGCTAAGCTCAAGGGCGGGGCTACCGAGGCGGCAAAAGGAGGAGGATAG
- a CDS encoding ribosomal biogenesis protein: MEGGCKVIITTSREPSKKTLELVNDLVNSLPGTSKIVRGKKSFITLLEEAVACGARYIAFIWERRGMPFALLFYDVINREWKPYMLKISGIKTRREFPVFISRRPPAKSAVIVDLSEGEVGDIFTEIFGYPILYSLDAVRGLFDTVVLIRRTDGYLVELLGSDLGPRASSIRIKKVVYRHV; the protein is encoded by the coding sequence ATGGAAGGAGGCTGTAAAGTAATAATAACCACCTCACGAGAACCCTCTAAGAAAACCCTCGAACTTGTCAACGACCTCGTAAACTCACTCCCCGGCACAAGCAAAATTGTAAGGGGGAAGAAATCTTTCATTACGCTTTTAGAAGAGGCAGTAGCTTGCGGGGCGCGCTACATCGCCTTTATCTGGGAAAGGCGGGGTATGCCCTTTGCCCTGTTGTTTTACGACGTAATTAACAGAGAGTGGAAGCCTTACATGCTAAAAATCTCAGGGATAAAGACGAGGAGGGAATTCCCAGTTTTCATATCCCGAAGACCGCCTGCTAAAAGCGCCGTAATTGTAGATTTATCTGAGGGCGAGGTTGGGGACATATTTACAGAGATTTTCGGATACCCCATATTATACAGCCTAGACGCCGTGAGGGGGCTTTTCGACACTGTAGTTTTAATAAGACGCACCGACGGCTACCTAGTAGAGCTTCTCGGTAGCGACTTGGGGCCTAGGGCGTCGAGTATAAGAATTAAAAAAGTAGTATATAGACATGTATAG
- a CDS encoding 50S ribosomal protein L37ae — MPFSHTKIVGPAGRYGARYGMGLRRKVTAIEVKQRGKHRCPSCRSLVRLERIAFGIWRCPKCGFTFAGGAWTPQTIMGKALAPEELKEVEAQKAKWKEAVK; from the coding sequence ATGCCATTTAGTCACACTAAAATTGTGGGTCCCGCTGGAAGATACGGCGCGAGGTATGGAATGGGCCTCCGTCGCAAAGTCACAGCTATTGAGGTAAAACAGAGAGGCAAGCACAGGTGCCCTAGCTGTAGATCGCTTGTAAGGCTTGAAAGAATAGCCTTCGGCATTTGGAGGTGTCCAAAATGCGGCTTTACCTTCGCGGGCGGGGCGTGGACGCCGCAGACAATTATGGGCAAGGCCCTCGCCCCAGAGGAGTTAAAGGAAGTTGAGGCGCAAAAAGCTAAATGGAAGGAGGCTGTAAAGTAA
- the rrp42 gene encoding exosome complex protein Rrp42 has product MASISPYGKRFISYLRREQIRRLLATKYRVDGRGPEQTRNVEINVGVVKTADGSAEVKLGKTHVVAGVKVGLGQPFPDAPDEGVLVVNAEVLPHASPYTEVGPPDEFAIELARVVDRGIRHCGYVDFKKLAVEGGKAYVLWIDLYVINDDGNLIDVANLASVAALKNTQLPVVVKDEAGVVKLDRNNKAPLPVDISKAPIAVSVGKIGNVLFLDPTFEEELSLDGRITFTFSEDKIVAAQKTLGYFTQSEIEAALNLALRGRDRLLEALKSALK; this is encoded by the coding sequence ATGGCCTCGATTTCGCCCTACGGCAAGCGGTTTATTTCTTACCTCCGCCGGGAGCAGATAAGGAGGTTGTTAGCCACGAAGTACAGAGTCGACGGCAGAGGGCCAGAGCAGACTAGAAACGTGGAGATAAACGTGGGCGTTGTCAAAACGGCGGACGGCTCAGCCGAGGTGAAGCTGGGCAAGACGCATGTAGTCGCGGGGGTTAAGGTGGGGCTGGGACAGCCCTTCCCAGACGCGCCTGACGAGGGCGTCTTGGTGGTCAACGCCGAGGTTTTGCCCCACGCCTCGCCGTATACAGAGGTGGGCCCTCCCGACGAATTTGCCATAGAGCTGGCAAGAGTTGTAGACCGCGGCATTAGGCACTGCGGCTACGTTGACTTTAAAAAACTGGCAGTAGAGGGGGGGAAGGCTTACGTCCTTTGGATTGATCTCTACGTAATTAATGACGACGGCAATTTAATAGATGTTGCGAACTTGGCCTCTGTCGCCGCCCTTAAAAATACACAACTGCCAGTGGTGGTTAAAGACGAGGCCGGCGTTGTGAAACTAGATCGTAACAATAAGGCGCCTCTGCCGGTGGATATAAGCAAAGCGCCAATCGCCGTGTCGGTGGGGAAGATAGGCAACGTCCTCTTTCTAGACCCCACGTTTGAGGAGGAGCTCAGCTTAGACGGCAGAATTACCTTCACATTCTCAGAGGATAAAATCGTCGCGGCGCAGAAGACGCTGGGCTACTTCACTCAGTCGGAAATAGAAGCCGCACTCAATTTGGCGCTGAGGGGACGGGACAGATTACTCGAGGCGTTAAAAAGCGCCCTCAAATAG